AATTTTTGAACTAAAAGCAATTTCAAGTCCCTCATTAACTTTGGCAACATCATCCCCTTGGTCTCAACGGAGAGTATCAAAAATAATTGATCCAGGAATTTTTTCTCCAGGTTGGACTAACTTAATATCACCTTTATTTATATAATCGAAAGAAATAAAGTCCACATTTTTTAAGGCATTAGGATTAATTGCCCAATTGCTTTCGTTGGTGCGTGAATTTGTATAGAGTTCTAGTTCGCTTAGTTTGGTGAATTTTTCAAGTCCACGAAGACCATTAACTGCTTGGTGGTCATCTAAAAAGAGGGAAACTTTTTGCATTTGTGGTGGCAATAGCTCTAAAATTTCTTTTATATTTTGGGTTTTATGTTTTGCCCCGACATTTTTAAGAACAATTGCCTTGATTGAATTATCTTTATTAGCCGCATTTTTCATAATCTCGGCAAAAGCTTTAAAAGCAACATCATCATCGGCATTTAGAACTAAAGTTTTAAATTCTGAAAGACTACCAGCGGTATTTCCAGGAGCACGAGTGTATTTTATAAGTGAAATGCTACCGTTAGAAATTCCCTTACCATTGGTAAGATCACTAATTTCTGAACTTACATTAGTGTCATTTCATCCTTCATATTTTAGCGAACCAATTTGAGTTGCATCATATCTTGTTCATTTTGAATCAACAGCATTTAATCTTCTTTTATTATCTGCTCTAATTCCATTTACGACAACATTGACTTTTGGTTCTCATCCATCGGTTGTAGGATCAGGAGTATAACCATCTTTTATCAATTGTAATTCTTGTTCTGTAAAAGGTTGCTCAAGTTGTCTGCGTTGTTCAATTACTTTTAAGTAATTTTGTTCGCGCTCAAGATAATTATTTGCAACTCAGCGAGAGTATTTATACCCCTCAAGATAGGATTCAAGAGTAACTTTTGGCTTACCATCTTCTCCAACTGGCGCATATTTTTTATAGTGCTCGTCAATAATTGAAATAACACGGTCTGCTTCAGCGACTTCGGCTTGGTATTTATCTCTTTCGCGTCTAACTTCAGCAATTTTTCGGTCTTGCTGTTGTCTTCACAAACCAAGCGCGCGTTGATAAGCTGAATCACCAAAATTAACAGCAGGTGAGTTATTTCTATTTTGAACTTGTGGTTGACTTACTGTTCTTGAAGTTGAAATTGTTGGCCGAGAAGATATAGTTCTAGTCGGACTTTGACGCGCAGGTGTTGTTCGAATAGGGATAGTCGATTCAATAGCTTGAATTCTTTTTACAGGTTTAGGTGTTATTTTTTCAGGTAAGGGCTCTATTTTTTCTATTTTTGGTGTTACTATTTGTGGTTTAATCGGATTTTCAATTTTTTCTTTAGGTGTTTCTATTTTTGGTGGGACAAAAACAGTATTTGCTACTGGCGAATTAAATGCAGTATCATTTGGCTGATTTTTTGAAATTATTGAAGGCGCTTGAGTTGAATAACTAACTTCATTGGACAAAAAATCAAAATTAACTAATGATTGATTAATTGAAAACAAACTTAAAGATAACAATGCTGTTGACATTGCAATAATTACAACTTTTCGACGACGGGAAAAATATAGTTTCATACTTGCCTCCAAATTTTCTTATTTATTAAAAATGTTTGATTTTAATAATGCTTATAATAAATTTTACCAACTAAGTCTGACTTTAGCTGTAAATTTATATTTTTAGCAACAAAAAATCATATTAGCCACCTTTGAAAACTTTTTAAAATTAAAAATTATACACTAAAAAAACTAAAGTCCAAATTATTTAGATAAATTAGTTTAAAAAATTCGCCCAGCTCGTTTTTATTCCCGAGTTTTCCAGTTTGATGAGATAATCTTAAAAAGTGTCCTGGTTTAGGTTTTGGGCAATTTTTTAACTTTTTTGCCAAACTCAGAAAAAACACTATCAAAGCAAAAACACTAAATTTTAAATATAAAACTCATGAATGCAAAATCTACTTATTAATCAAATAAACCAAACTAAAAAAGCTAAAATTTTGACTTAAAAAGCAATATATGAAATATTTAAACTACTTTTTTAGCTTAAAAACACTGGCAAAAATCAATTCAAGGATAAAACAACAAAAATCATAAAAAATACAACTACTATTTAAACTCAATGCAAAAAGAAAACTCATTTTTATTTACATTGAGCCTAAAAAAATATATGAAGTTTTGAAAGAACAATAAAAAAAAGACATAAATTTGTAGATTTCTAAACGGTTAAATTTAAGGCATTCCATTATATTTAAAGCCATAATGGAAAAAATGCATTATCTGAGTTTATTGTGCCAAAAACATAACTAATTCCTCCTTAATTCAATATCAAAATTTATTAATTTATTCTTAGTGAAGTTAATTATAACACAATTTTATTTTAGACCAAACATTTTTTTTTTTTTTTTATTTTTGCAACAGGTTAATTTCAAAATAATAAAGATTAAGATTTTAGGTCAAAAAACCCGGATTTACGGGTATTTTTTCATATTATATTCAATAAAAAGTGAATTTTTACCATTAAGCTAGAAAACTCAGGAAAATTTAAATAAATAATTTAGTCCGCCTAAAAAACTTAATCTTTATTTGACACTTAACACTCATTTTTGTAAACTTTAGTCTCAATGCTGATTAATTTTGTCTGCAAAATAAAAAAAAAAAAACAAACTTTAGGGCCGCGCCCTAAAGTTTGTATTAAGATAAAAGATTTTTATTTAATAATTTCAGTTACTGTTCCGGCTCCAACAGTTCTTCCACCTTCGCGAATTGAGAATTTTGTTCCTTGCTCAACAGCGATAGGGGCGATAAGTTCAACAGTAAGGTCAACATTATCACCAGGAATTACCATTTCACGGCCAGCTTCAAATTCAATTCCACCAGTAACATCGGTTGTACGGAAATAAAATTGAGGTTTATAATTTTTGAAAAATGGAGTATGTCTTCCACCTTCTTCTTTTTTGAGCGCATAAATTGCTGCTTTAAATTTAGTGTGGGGAATAATTGTTTTTGGTTTTGCAATAACTTGCCCACGCTCGATATCTTTACGGTCAACACCACGAAGAAGAACACCAGCATTATCTCCGGCCATTGCAGATTGAAGGTTTTTGTTAAACATTTCAATTCCGGTTACAACTGTTTTTTTCGGTTCTGGACGGTAACCGACAATTTCAACCTCTTCATTTAGTTTAACTTGTCCTCTTTCAACTTTACCAGTAGCAACAGTTCCACGACCTGTAATGGTAAAGACGTCCTCAACCGCCATTAAGAATGGTTTATCCATTTCACGAACTGGGGAGTCAATATATGAATCAACTGCATCCATTAGTTCAAGAACTTTAGCTTCTCATTCAGGTTTTCCTTCAAGAGCACCACGAGCTGAACCACGGATTATTGGGGTGTTGTCTCCGTCAAAGTCGTATGAAGAAAGAAGTTCACGAATTTCAACCTCAACAAGGTCAACCATTTCTTCTTCACCTTCAAGTAAGTCGATTTTGTTTAGGAAAACAACCATTTTTGGCACACCAACTTGTTTTGAAAGAAGAATGTGCTCACGAGTTTGGGGCATTGGACCATCTGTTGCGGCAACAACAAGAATGGCACCATCCATTTGCGCTGCTCCTGTGATCATATTTTTAATATAATCGGCGTGACCAGGGCAATCAACATGGGCATAGTGACGCTTATCTGTGCTATATTCGATGTGGGCTGTATTTATTGTAATTCCACGCGCTTTTTCTTCAGGGGCTGCGTCAATAGAAGCATAATCCTTTGCTTCAGCTAGACCTTTTTTTGATAATACAGTTGAAATTGCCGCTGTTAGAGTGGTTTTTCCGTGGTCAACATGACCAATTGTCCCAATATTGATATGCTCTTTTGAACGGTCAAAATCTTTTTTTGCACCAGTTTTAACAACTGCCATATTTTTCCTTTCTTTTACTTGTTTTAAAACAAACTAAAAACCACCATTGAATAGCCTTGCAACTATTTCCTATCCTATTTAGTTAGTTTTAAGTGCTAGAAATTTTCAAAAATTCTCAATTTAATTTTCAAGGTTAATTATACCAAAAAAATCGAAAATTATTTTGAGAATTTTTTATGTTTTTCATTTTATACCTTTTTTAACAAATAATAAGCTCAGCTACAAGATAATTATATAACAAAAGTCCAATTATTTGAAAATAAAGTCATAAATTTGTTGGTAAGTCTCAACCGGAATAAATTTGATTGAGTTTTTAACCTCATCAGGTAAGTCAACAAGATTTTTTTCGTTTGACTGGGGAATAAAAATTGTTTTAATTCCGCTTTTGTAGGCGCCAAGTGATTTTTCCTTTAGGCCGCCAATTCCAAGCACTTTTCCACGCAGAGTGATTTCACCAGTCATTGCAATATCGTGTGAAACGGGTTTTTGGCTAAGGGCTGAAATTATTGCGGTTGTAAAGGTTATTCCTGCTGAAGGCCCATCTTTTGGAACAGCACCTTCAGGGACGTGAATGTGAATCAAAGTGTTTTCAAAATCAAAGTCAATTCCAAAATCTTTTGCTTTAGACTGAACATACGAAAGGGCGATTCGGGCTGATTCTTGCATTACATCTTTGAGTGAACCAGTTAGTTTAATATCACCTCGCCCAGGAATTGTGCTAACTTCAATTTGGAGAGTTGAACCGCCAAGTGGCGAGTATCCTAGTCCATTTACAGTTCCAATTTGCGGACTTGCATCAACAGGATCGGGGTCAAATTTTTCAATTCCTAAAAGTTCGCGGGCAAATTCAACATCAATTTTAAAGTTCTCAGGAAGTGTGTTTTCAAGCAGTCTGACAATAATTTTTCTTGCAATTTTGTCAAAAACCCGTTTTAGTCCCCGGACACCAGCTTCACGAGTATAGTAGCGAATTAGGTAGTCGATAGTCTGATCATCAATTGGGAAATATTTTGGGTCAAGTGCATTTTCTTTTAGAACTGCAGGAATTAAATGTGATTTTGCAATTTGCAGTTTTTCAAGAAAAGTGTAAGATGACAGCTCAATTATTTCCACCCGGTCAAGTAAAGGCTCAGGAATATCGTGAATTTCATTAGCTGTGGCAACAAAGAGAATTTGAGATAAGTCATATTCAAGTTCTAAATAATGATCTTGGAAAAAACGGTTTTGTTCTGGATCTAGAACCTCAAGCATTGCAGCAGCTGGATCACCTTTGAAATCTGAACCCATTTTGTCAATTTCATCAAGTAAAATCAACGGGTTTGAAACGCCAGCTTTTTTTAGAGCTTGAATAATTTTTCCAGGAAGCGCACCAACATATGTCCGACGGTGTCCTCTTATTTCAGCCTCGTCCCGAACACCTCCAAGTGAAATTTTAACAAATTCTTTGCCAATTGATTCAGCAATTGCCATTGCAATTGAAGTTTTTCCGGTTCCTGGAGGACCAACAAGAGTTAAAATTGGAATTGAGTTAGTTCTTCCTTTATGCACTTTAGAGCTAAGAAATAGATTTGAATCACAATAATCACCATCGATTTTCTCAAGAGTTGGCTCTTGATTTGACTGTGAACGCCGGTGAATTAGAGCAGCAAGATATTCAATTATTCGCTTTTTAATTTCTTCAAGTCCATAATGGGCTTCTTCAAGTTTTTGGCGAACATTTTGAATATCTAAAATGTCTTTTCTTACACGTCTTCAAGGTAGCGCAACTAGTAAATCAAGGTAATTTTTGGTAATATTAGATTCAGGTGAAGTGGCCATCATTGATTTTAAACGGTTAGCTTCACGTTTTATTGTTTTTGCAACTTCTTTCGGGAAAATTAATTTTCCAATTTCTGAGTGTAAAAGCTCTTCAATTTCATCTTCATAGCGCGAATCTTCGCCTAATTTTTTACGGATTGCCTTAATTTTTTCTTTTAGGATAAATTCTGTTTGTTGTTTGTCAAGGTTAGATTTAAGAATAACATTAATTTCATCTTCTAGACGAATTTGTTCATTAAAGGCATGAACATGCTCGTATAGTTTTTTAATTTTAGAAGCATAAGAATTTAGCGCAAATAAATGGTATTTTTGTTGATAACTAAGACTAACTGATGAAGATAATGTATTTGTTACACCTTTGATGAATTCATTTTTTTCAACTTCGGTGTTACTATTTTGAAATTTATCAACAACCAAAAGAAGTTCACCTGGCATCTTAAAGTTCTTTGTTTTTCGCCCGAATTCAAGTAAATCATTAATTAAACTTACATGAATTTCCCGATTTTTTATAATTTCGCGAGTTGATTTAATACTTATTTGGTCAGCTTTTACATTATTTGGGTCAGTTATTAAATCTACAACTTGGACTTTTTCAAGAACAGTAAAATCCAAAATTACGGTTTGCCAATCGCTTTTATCAGGTCTAGTTTTTGCGCGATAACTTTGAACTCTAATCAGAGAAGCATATTTAGAAAGTTCATCAATGTCAACAATTCTTGGTAAAAAGTCGTTTTCAATTTTGGGATCTACAGTTAGCTTTTCGTTTTCTGAAGCTTTAGCTTTAGAAGCATCAGTAGTTCCTGATTTGTTTTGCTCAGCGCCTTTTTTGTTAAGTTGTTCATCAATAATTTCTTCTTCAAATAAATCTACTTCTTCATTTTCTTTACGGTAAACAATCAACAATTCCTTGTTTGTTAAAGTTGTCCGTGAAGTTGAATGGTAAATTTCCCTGAGAATCTTAATTGATTCAGGGTCACTAAAACTAATAGTTTGTTGAGCAGTGTTTGGAAAATAAATATCATCTGATGCAACTAAAAATCGGTATGAATGAACTGGCATAATAATAAAAACTCCTCAAATGTCCTTTGATTGTTTATTTGAATTTTTCTAGATAATTATATCACAAAAACTAAAAAAATTTTAACAACTCAAAAAAATTAGCAAAATTACAAATAAATATTTATTATAAACAAGTTGTGGTTTATAAATTGCTTAGTTTAGCGTCTTATTTTTGTGAAAATGTTCAATAATCATGTAAATAGGAAAGGCTAAAATTGACTGGAAAGCAAAATTTGCAAGATTAAAAGGAATAAAAACACTAAAAATAAAAGACCAATACGAAAAATTTTCGGTTCCTAAAAACTTTTTTTGAATATCATCCCACCCCTTATAAACTAAGTCAAGAGATACTGAACTTATTGCTTTAAAAAGTTTTAAATAAACTGGAAGAATTAAAACTCCGTTTAAAAAAGTCATCATTAAACTGGTTGTAAGCGTTGAGACAATTAGTGATAAAATAATAAACCTTTTTATTTTGGCGAAATTTTTAAAAATTTTGATAAAAAGATAACGAAAACCTAAAAATGAAAAAATGTATATTACTGAAGCTAAAAATAGTACAAAATGACCAAAATAGATAATGTCAATCCCGCCAAAATGGTTAAAAATAAGTCAAGGACCTATTGCAAACCTAACCAAAAGGCATCAAAAACCTAAATAAAAATTGCCCAATAAGAATATTGGTACTAAAAAAAGGGTAGATAAGTCAAATTTTAGCCCAAGACTTTGAAAAAACGGCCAGGAAAAATAATTGTGTGAAAAAATAAAAAAAAGTAACGAAAGACTAAATAAAATTCCAGTAATTGCTATTTTGAAATTATAGTTAGAATTTCACGAAATTGAAGTTTTCAACTTTAATCCCCAAAGAAACGATCACCGGCATCACCAATTCCAGGAATAATGTAACCTTTTTCATTAAGTTTTTCATCTTTTTGGCTAAAAAAAATACTAACTTGCGGATATTTTTTGGCAATTTTATCAAGACCTTCTTGAACAGTTAAAATTGTGGCAATAATTATTTTGTCAAACCCTTTTTCAATAAGGTAGTCAATCGTGCTAATTATCGAATTGCCCGTTGCTAAAATAGGATCTAAAATAATTGCAACTGAATTTGGACTAGCCTTAGGTAAGTTCAGATAGTAAGTTGTATTTGAAAGATCTAAATTCCGTTTCATTCCCACGGGTGCAACTTTTGCATCAGGAACTAAATTCAAAAAAGGATCTAACATTGCAAATCCAGCACGTAAAATTGGTACAAAAACAACAGAGTCACTAAT
This sequence is a window from Mesomycoplasma ovipneumoniae. Protein-coding genes within it:
- the upp gene encoding uracil phosphoribosyltransferase codes for the protein MQVNVSHPIIASEIAKIRQNVSLVDFRAAIEKISYLLAFPVLAKLNSTYFNGTSVLQEPFSGTKISDSVVFVPILRAGFAMLDPFLNLVPDAKVAPVGMKRNLDLSNTTYYLNLPKASPNSVAIILDPILATGNSIISTIDYLIEKGFDKIIIATILTVQEGLDKIAKKYPQVSIFFSQKDEKLNEKGYIIPGIGDAGDRFFGD
- a CDS encoding putative immunoglobulin-blocking virulence protein; translation: MKLYFSRRRKVVIIAMSTALLSLSLFSINQSLVNFDFLSNEVSYSTQAPSIISKNQPNDTAFNSPVANTVFVPPKIETPKEKIENPIKPQIVTPKIEKIEPLPEKITPKPVKRIQAIESTIPIRTTPARQSPTRTISSRPTISTSRTVSQPQVQNRNNSPAVNFGDSAYQRALGLWRQQQDRKIAEVRRERDKYQAEVAEADRVISIIDEHYKKYAPVGEDGKPKVTLESYLEGYKYSRWVANNYLEREQNYLKVIEQRRQLEQPFTEQELQLIKDGYTPDPTTDGWEPKVNVVVNGIRADNKRRLNAVDSKWTRYDATQIGSLKYEGWNDTNVSSEISDLTNGKGISNGSISLIKYTRAPGNTAGSLSEFKTLVLNADDDVAFKAFAEIMKNAANKDNSIKAIVLKNVGAKHKTQNIKEILELLPPQMQKVSLFLDDHQAVNGLRGLEKFTKLSELELYTNSRTNESNWAINPNALKNVDFISFDYINKGDIKLVQPGEKIPGSIIFDTLRWDQGDDVAKVNEGLEIAFSSKINQRVFQGTFGGRGGYPLHLDFSSSKKIKTLKDIDFAKTEKLFNEKLQSWEVEAESQKNPGHVNLLFQYLYFGGSKVNDSSSTSSNYVYKVQASDFENSQFTTRLVNGPIQQPGIYIKDENGKTLSNIPLYITGNSFSGDAFSQLSKFVDVARKSATFNKIYVEDASLQSQLSGLGLPVETKTITTVD
- the lon gene encoding endopeptidase La encodes the protein MPVHSYRFLVASDDIYFPNTAQQTISFSDPESIKILREIYHSTSRTTLTNKELLIVYRKENEEVDLFEEEIIDEQLNKKGAEQNKSGTTDASKAKASENEKLTVDPKIENDFLPRIVDIDELSKYASLIRVQSYRAKTRPDKSDWQTVILDFTVLEKVQVVDLITDPNNVKADQISIKSTREIIKNREIHVSLINDLLEFGRKTKNFKMPGELLLVVDKFQNSNTEVEKNEFIKGVTNTLSSSVSLSYQQKYHLFALNSYASKIKKLYEHVHAFNEQIRLEDEINVILKSNLDKQQTEFILKEKIKAIRKKLGEDSRYEDEIEELLHSEIGKLIFPKEVAKTIKREANRLKSMMATSPESNITKNYLDLLVALPWRRVRKDILDIQNVRQKLEEAHYGLEEIKKRIIEYLAALIHRRSQSNQEPTLEKIDGDYCDSNLFLSSKVHKGRTNSIPILTLVGPPGTGKTSIAMAIAESIGKEFVKISLGGVRDEAEIRGHRRTYVGALPGKIIQALKKAGVSNPLILLDEIDKMGSDFKGDPAAAMLEVLDPEQNRFFQDHYLELEYDLSQILFVATANEIHDIPEPLLDRVEIIELSSYTFLEKLQIAKSHLIPAVLKENALDPKYFPIDDQTIDYLIRYYTREAGVRGLKRVFDKIARKIIVRLLENTLPENFKIDVEFARELLGIEKFDPDPVDASPQIGTVNGLGYSPLGGSTLQIEVSTIPGRGDIKLTGSLKDVMQESARIALSYVQSKAKDFGIDFDFENTLIHIHVPEGAVPKDGPSAGITFTTAIISALSQKPVSHDIAMTGEITLRGKVLGIGGLKEKSLGAYKSGIKTIFIPQSNEKNLVDLPDEVKNSIKFIPVETYQQIYDFIFK
- the tuf gene encoding elongation factor Tu, which gives rise to MAVVKTGAKKDFDRSKEHINIGTIGHVDHGKTTLTAAISTVLSKKGLAEAKDYASIDAAPEEKARGITINTAHIEYSTDKRHYAHVDCPGHADYIKNMITGAAQMDGAILVVAATDGPMPQTREHILLSKQVGVPKMVVFLNKIDLLEGEEEMVDLVEVEIRELLSSYDFDGDNTPIIRGSARGALEGKPEWEAKVLELMDAVDSYIDSPVREMDKPFLMAVEDVFTITGRGTVATGKVERGQVKLNEEVEIVGYRPEPKKTVVTGIEMFNKNLQSAMAGDNAGVLLRGVDRKDIERGQVIAKPKTIIPHTKFKAAIYALKKEEGGRHTPFFKNYKPQFYFRTTDVTGGIEFEAGREMVIPGDNVDLTVELIAPIAVEQGTKFSIREGGRTVGAGTVTEIIK
- a CDS encoding MPN527 family putative ECF transporter permease subunit, with amino-acid sequence MKTSISWNSNYNFKIAITGILFSLSLLFFIFSHNYFSWPFFQSLGLKFDLSTLFLVPIFLLGNFYLGFWCLLVRFAIGPWLIFNHFGGIDIIYFGHFVLFLASVIYIFSFLGFRYLFIKIFKNFAKIKRFIILSLIVSTLTTSLMMTFLNGVLILPVYLKLFKAISSVSLDLVYKGWDDIQKKFLGTENFSYWSFIFSVFIPFNLANFAFQSILAFPIYMIIEHFHKNKTLN